The following coding sequences are from one Deltaproteobacteria bacterium window:
- a CDS encoding aspartate/glutamate racemase family protein, with protein sequence MKTIGLIGGMSWESSALYYRIINERVREKLGGLHSSRSILYSVDFSEIEELQHSGRWDETTEILAEAAGSLERAGAHFFLICTNTMHIKADEIEARVQIPLLHIADATGERLRAEGLHRVGLLGTRFTMEKDFYRGRLSDRYALDVLIPPEEDREIVHRVIYNELCRGVVNSSSREAYRQIIKGLVRRGAEGIILGCTEIGMLVGQQESLVPVFDTTRIHASAAVDLALDEQQGSSSP encoded by the coding sequence ATGAAAACCATTGGGCTTATCGGTGGGATGAGTTGGGAGTCTTCCGCCCTTTACTACAGGATCATCAACGAACGGGTGCGGGAGAAGCTCGGAGGACTCCATTCCTCGAGGAGCATCCTATATTCCGTGGATTTCTCTGAGATCGAGGAGCTTCAACACTCAGGCAGGTGGGACGAAACCACGGAGATACTGGCGGAGGCGGCCGGGAGCCTGGAAAGGGCGGGAGCGCACTTTTTTCTCATCTGCACCAACACCATGCACATAAAGGCAGATGAGATAGAGGCCCGTGTTCAAATTCCCCTGCTTCACATCGCCGACGCCACTGGAGAAAGACTGAGGGCCGAGGGCCTTCACCGGGTAGGACTCCTGGGGACCCGGTTCACAATGGAGAAGGACTTCTACCGGGGGCGGTTGTCGGATCGATACGCCCTGGACGTGCTGATCCCTCCTGAGGAGGACAGGGAGATCGTTCACCGCGTGATTTACAACGAACTTTGCCGGGGGGTTGTCAACTCTTCCTCGAGGGAGGCTTACCGGCAGATCATCAAGGGTCTCGTTCGGAGGGGCGCCGAGGGAATCATCCTTGGATGCACCGAGATAGGTATGCTCGTAGGGCAGCAAGAGAGCCTAGTTCCCGTCTTTGATACGACACGCATCCATGCATCGGCAGCGGTGGATCTTGCCCTCGACGAACAGCAGGGGTCCTCGTCTCCCTGA
- a CDS encoding 5'-nucleotidase C-terminal domain-containing protein: MSATRNTRPMGRFLALAFGLLLLVLSFPVPAETGGSRLVVLHTNDHHGHPLKFSYYPSPAAGGLPARATLVRGVRRENRNVLLLDAGDLNTGRPESDLFSARPDILGYNALGYDAMVLGNHEFDHPLRVLKEQMAAARFPFLSANIRTRGGGLLARPYLLKDFGEFRVAVFGLTTKDTEHIANPKNVKDLLFDDEIQTARRLVPFLRRKADIVIALTHMGIFESVRIGSKRLAAQVEGIDLIVDGHSHTRLESPVMVRNRRSGKMVPIVQAWKWGLVLGRVDLEIHGRAVRLVSFRAVPVNLKTLERRADGRKIIRNAGRPVPEDPALLKMLQPYLDKVNTSLSKVIGYAESPFSNEASRHRETALGDLVADSMLWATRELGADFALQNGGGIRSGLPRGPITRKILHEILPFDNTVVVLTLKGRDLIDLLNHLGAKGMGSGAFPQISRGITLTLDARTRRCRRIRVHGRPIDTGRVYRVATNSFLADGGDGCRSFLKALQRRDTGKLQREILAAYIQTLGEALRPRIHGRIRVIGAPLGASRPE; the protein is encoded by the coding sequence ATGAGTGCAACAAGGAACACCAGGCCGATGGGCCGATTCCTGGCCCTGGCTTTCGGATTGCTCCTCCTGGTCCTGTCCTTCCCCGTACCGGCCGAAACCGGGGGCAGCAGGCTGGTAGTGCTCCATACGAACGACCACCACGGACACCCGTTAAAGTTTTCCTACTATCCCTCGCCAGCGGCCGGAGGCCTCCCCGCCCGGGCGACCCTGGTCCGGGGGGTTCGAAGGGAAAACCGGAATGTCCTGCTCCTGGATGCCGGAGACCTCAACACCGGCAGGCCCGAGTCGGATCTTTTCAGTGCCCGTCCGGATATCCTCGGGTACAACGCCCTCGGTTACGACGCCATGGTCCTGGGAAACCATGAATTCGACCATCCCCTCCGGGTGCTCAAAGAGCAGATGGCCGCGGCCCGGTTCCCTTTCCTCTCGGCCAATATCCGCACCCGGGGCGGCGGCCTCCTGGCCCGGCCCTATCTCCTGAAGGATTTCGGGGAGTTCAGGGTTGCTGTCTTCGGGCTTACAACCAAGGACACGGAACACATCGCCAATCCCAAAAATGTCAAGGATCTCCTGTTCGATGACGAAATCCAAACCGCCCGGAGACTCGTTCCCTTCCTGAGAAGAAAGGCCGACATCGTGATCGCCCTCACCCACATGGGTATCTTTGAATCAGTCCGGATAGGCTCCAAGCGTCTGGCCGCCCAGGTGGAAGGAATCGATCTCATCGTGGACGGCCATTCCCATACCAGGCTCGAATCCCCGGTCATGGTGAGAAACCGGCGCTCCGGGAAGATGGTCCCCATCGTTCAGGCCTGGAAATGGGGACTGGTACTCGGGAGGGTGGACCTGGAAATCCATGGAAGGGCGGTCCGGCTCGTTTCCTTCAGGGCCGTCCCGGTCAACCTCAAGACCCTGGAGAGGAGGGCCGACGGGAGGAAGATCATCCGGAACGCAGGCAGGCCGGTGCCCGAGGATCCGGCCCTCTTAAAGATGCTCCAACCATATCTGGACAAGGTAAATACGAGCCTCTCAAAGGTCATAGGATATGCAGAGTCCCCCTTTTCCAACGAGGCATCCCGGCATCGGGAAACTGCCCTGGGAGACCTCGTGGCCGATTCCATGCTCTGGGCCACCCGGGAACTGGGAGCCGACTTCGCTCTCCAGAACGGCGGGGGAATCCGTTCGGGACTTCCCAGAGGCCCCATTACCAGAAAAATTCTTCACGAAATCCTTCCCTTTGACAACACGGTTGTGGTATTGACCCTCAAGGGACGGGATCTTATCGATCTTTTGAATCACCTCGGGGCCAAAGGCATGGGAAGCGGGGCCTTTCCCCAGATCTCACGCGGCATCACCCTGACCCTGGACGCCCGGACCCGCAGGTGCCGCAGGATCCGGGTGCACGGGAGACCCATTGACACCGGCCGGGTTTACAGGGTGGCGACCAATTCCTTTCTAGCCGATGGCGGGGACGGATGCCGTTCCTTTTTAAAGGCCCTTCAAAGACGTGATACAGGGAAGCTCCAGAGGGAGATCCTGGCGGCGTACATCCAGACCCTTGGGGAGGCCCTCCGGCCCAGAATCCATGGCAGGATCCGGGTCATCGGGGCTCCGCTCGGGGCGAGCCGACCGGAATAA
- the cbiQ gene encoding cobalt ECF transporter T component CbiQ: MLEQDFENVHSPVHRLDPRAKVVVAICFSFVVALSDRFTAVIPSILSALFLVFLAHLPPRKVCSRLLAVNGLILVLWVFLPFTYPGETLFRVGPFQATREGILYTLLITLKTNAIILALIALVTTMSAFDTGRAMRRLGIPTKIVHLFLLTYRYIHVIYMEYQRITKAMKIRGFSPKTDLHTYRTYAYLVGMLFIRSYDRAERVRAAMLCRGFTGKYYDLGEFSFGHSDRILTGLMLLGILGISLLQWG; this comes from the coding sequence ATGCTGGAACAGGATTTTGAAAACGTCCATTCCCCGGTGCATCGCCTGGACCCCCGGGCCAAGGTGGTCGTAGCCATCTGTTTCTCTTTCGTGGTCGCCCTGAGCGACCGTTTTACTGCAGTCATTCCCTCGATCCTCTCGGCGCTCTTCCTGGTCTTTCTCGCACATCTCCCCCCCAGGAAAGTCTGCTCGCGCCTCCTTGCAGTCAACGGGTTGATTTTGGTCCTATGGGTGTTCCTGCCATTTACCTATCCGGGCGAAACGCTTTTTCGCGTAGGCCCCTTCCAGGCCACTCGGGAAGGAATACTCTACACCCTTCTCATCACCTTGAAGACGAACGCCATCATCCTGGCCTTGATCGCCCTGGTGACCACTATGTCAGCCTTCGACACGGGCCGGGCCATGAGAAGACTCGGAATTCCGACCAAGATCGTTCATCTTTTCCTGCTCACCTACCGCTACATTCACGTCATCTACATGGAATACCAGCGCATCACCAAGGCGATGAAAATTCGAGGCTTTTCCCCCAAAACGGACCTTCACACCTACCGGACCTATGCCTACCTGGTGGGGATGCTGTTTATCCGAAGCTATGACAGGGCGGAACGGGTGAGAGCCGCCATGCTCTGCCGGGGATTTACCGGAAAGTACTATGACCTGGGCGAGTTCTCCTTTGGGCACTCCGACAGGATCCTTACCGGGCTCATGCTCCTCGGAATCCTCGGGATCTCATTGCTCCAATGGGGATAA